In Acidobacteriota bacterium, the DNA window GCTCGTCGCCGACGACATCCGCGATCTCGCGCGCGACCTCACCAGCCGGCGCCGGCAACCGGCCGGGCTCTTATTGGGCAATCACGACTCGCTCGACGGCGGAACCCCGGCCGCCGGCGCAACGGTGTCTGAGGCCGCCCCGCTGACCGGTCCGCTGGCCGAGGCGCTCGAGACCGCGCTCAAGTCCATGAACGGGTCCGGAGTCTTCCGCAGCCCGAAAAGCCGGGGCGTTGGCGCTGACGCGTATCGCAGCGAGGTGCGCGCGGCCGACACGGCGGTGGACCGGTGGCGGCGCGAGACCTATGCCGTGCTGCGGCGGCACCTGCTGCCGGACCCGAAGTCGATCGCGCGCGAACCGTCGCCGCGCAGCTTCACGCTGCCCGTGCTGTCGCCGGGCGACCGGCGCGCCGCGCTGCGATCGCTCTGGAGCCCGTTTCTGCCCGACGCGCGGTGGGACACCGAACATCCGGCCCGCGCCGGTTCGGCGCACGTCTACCTGGATGTCAGCGGCTCCATGAACGCCGAAATGCCGGTGATCGTCTCGCTGCTCGGGCGGCTGGCCGCCTACATTCGCCGCCCCTTCTTTGCCTTCAGCAACATCGTCGCGCCCGCGCGCATCGAGCAGGGCCGGCTCGTTGCCGACACGACCGGCGGCACCAGCATGGGCTGCGTGCTCGCGCACGTCGCGCGCACGCGGCCGCGCGCCGCCATTGTCGTCACCGATGGCTACATCGAGCCCCTCACTCGCGCGCAGGTGGCCGCTGCCGCCGGCACGCGCCTGCACATCATCGTCACGCGCGACGGCAGCCCCGCCCTCCTGGCGAATGCCGGCCTGCCTTACACACAGCTCTCGAGGTGCCCGTCATGATCCGCATGAGTGAAGTCGTTCTCCCGGGACATCCCGACAAGTTCTGCGACCAGGTGGCCGACGCCATCGTGGCCGCGTGCTACCAGGCCGACGCCCGCGCCTATTGCCAGGTGGAGATGAGCACGTGGTCGGACCAGGTGTTCCTGACCGGCGGCATCGTGACGCGGAAGCCGCTGAAGCACTCGCTGGCCGACATCGTGCGCGCCACCGGCCGGCGCATCGGCTACGTCGCGCCCAACGCCATCGACGCCGATCGCTACCAGGTGCACGACACCGTGTGCCAGCGCCGGGAGGATCCGCGGACGTGGACCGATCACGTCAACGACCAGTGCATTGCCGTCGGGTGGGCTGGATACGACGCCAGGGTCGGGTGGCTACCGCCCGAGCATTACCTGGCGCACCACCTCGGCGCCGCGCTGGCGCAGAGCTGCCGGAACGGGCGTTTGCAGGGCCAGGGACCGGACGGCAAGCTGCTGGTCCGCCTGCGCGAGAGCACGGACTGGTGGCAGCTCGAGCAGATTCTCGTCACCCTGCAGCAACTGCCCGACATCGCGCTGCTCGAGCTCACCGCCCGCATCGTGGACGATCTGCGCGACGCCTACGCGCGGCTCCGCTCGAAGGATCGCCGGTGGGCGGCACCGTTCGACGACATCGAGCTGCTGATCAATCCCAACGGCGTGCTGCTGAATGGCGGCAGCGACGGCGACAACGGTCAGACCGGGCGCAAGCTCGTGGTGGACTACTACGGCCCGCGCGTGGCCATTGGCGGCGGGGCGCTGTCGGGGAAAGACCTGAGCCACATCGATCGCGCCGGCGCCTATGCGGCCAGGCATGCGGCGCTCCATGCCGTGCAGACCGGGGCCGGCACGTGCCGGATCGCGGTCGCGTATGCGCCCAACCGTGACGTGCCGCTCGACGTGGTGTACGAGATGGACCAGCGCGGCGAGCAAGCGCCGCCCGCGTGGTTTGCCCACTCGGCGGTGCGAGAGCGGTATTGCGGCGGCGCGTTCGTGGCCGGCCTCGGGACAGGTGGGCACTTCGTGGATCCCGCGCTGGCGTGGAACTCAAGAATGACAGTCGGGGCGCTTTCTTGAAGACTCCGGTTCCCGCTGGTGTCGTTTATTGCCGCATTTCTCGATCCGATGGTACGCAACATCTGCGACGAGTGAGACCGCGGACCACGAGATCATTCGGGATCTAACCCAATTTCGATTGGCCCGTCGTTAGCAGGATCCACCTTCGCCAAGGGCTACGGTGGACAAGTCCCGTGGCGGAAGGACGATGCTACTATGACGACGGACGACGATATGCGCGAAGAGATCCAAGGTCTGGGAACAAGGTTCGATGGACTCGAGCAGAAGTTCGGCGGACTGGAGCAGAAGTTCGGCGGACTGGAGCAGAGGTTCGGCGGGCTGGAGCAAAAGTTCGATGGACTCGAGAAGAAGGTCGATGGACTGCCGACCAGAGCCGACCTGGCTGGATTCAGGGACGAGATCATCAACAACTTCCGGATCCTGGCCGAGGAAGCCAAAGCGGGTGCACGGCTTGCTGCGGAGGGTTTTGACGGGACGCTCAAGAGAATCGAGCGCGACCTCGGCGACCTGAAACAGGAGATGGTCACCAAATTCTCGGACCATGGCCAAGCGTTGGCAAATCACCACCAGCGGCTGCTCACGTTAGAGCGCCGGCGACGCCGAACCAAGCGTGACTAGTTCTGGGCTGGTTTCACTCGAGAAACCAGCTCCTCCACCGTCCCCAGCCACCCCAATAGTTCCGCCGACGTTGGCGGCAACTCATACGGATGCTGATGGCATGCCCGGCTGAGTCCCGCGCACGCGTAGGACGCGCGTTCAGCCAGCTCCTCGTCGCGGAGGTAGTGCGGAAGGCATAGCAGCTGCGCCTTCATCGAGCACTGCTCCATCCCGGGCGCGGCCCCCTTCGCCAAGGCTGCGGCGGCCACGACGGCGGCATCTCGCCCGGCTGCATGTGGGCGTAGAATGCCGGTGTGGAGCCGGATCCTGAACTGTTTTTCGAGGTCCTGCCGGCTCTGGGATTCCGGGGTCGCGGGGACGCAGATATGGCCGAAGTGAAGATGTTCTACGACCGGGAGGGCCAGACCCTGACCGTTTGGTTTAGTGAAGCAACTCCGGAGTACATCTGTGAAGAGACTGGCGAGGAGGTTGTCCTGATGAAAGACGTGGCAGGGCGCGTGATTGGGTTCGAGAAGCTGAACTTCTC includes these proteins:
- a CDS encoding VWA domain-containing protein — its product is MNAQVFRNIYRELIDENPLAVRAVLKVLAVEFTDSVPTLAVTCEARPRLLVNLAFLREHCHTEAQVKAVVCHEFLHVLLRHTERFTALTPPEHLAVDAVINAIIHRSLGPDYSSLMSQYYADERGVARLLRPPTAPEQNRILDVGYGRRRVRPEEKTMLAAWAGLYDGRLVADDIRDLARDLTSRRRQPAGLLLGNHDSLDGGTPAAGATVSEAAPLTGPLAEALETALKSMNGSGVFRSPKSRGVGADAYRSEVRAADTAVDRWRRETYAVLRRHLLPDPKSIAREPSPRSFTLPVLSPGDRRAALRSLWSPFLPDARWDTEHPARAGSAHVYLDVSGSMNAEMPVIVSLLGRLAAYIRRPFFAFSNIVAPARIEQGRLVADTTGGTSMGCVLAHVARTRPRAAIVVTDGYIEPLTRAQVAAAAGTRLHIIVTRDGSPALLANAGLPYTQLSRCPS
- a CDS encoding methionine adenosyltransferase domain-containing protein; its protein translation is MSEVVLPGHPDKFCDQVADAIVAACYQADARAYCQVEMSTWSDQVFLTGGIVTRKPLKHSLADIVRATGRRIGYVAPNAIDADRYQVHDTVCQRREDPRTWTDHVNDQCIAVGWAGYDARVGWLPPEHYLAHHLGAALAQSCRNGRLQGQGPDGKLLVRLRESTDWWQLEQILVTLQQLPDIALLELTARIVDDLRDAYARLRSKDRRWAAPFDDIELLINPNGVLLNGGSDGDNGQTGRKLVVDYYGPRVAIGGGALSGKDLSHIDRAGAYAARHAALHAVQTGAGTCRIAVAYAPNRDVPLDVVYEMDQRGEQAPPAWFAHSAVRERYCGGAFVAGLGTGGHFVDPALAWNSRMTVGALS
- a CDS encoding DUF2283 domain-containing protein gives rise to the protein MAEVKMFYDREGQTLTVWFSEATPEYICEETGEEVVLMKDVAGRVIGFEKLNFSIPQSDSLHVALETVPA